GTGCTTTTGCTGTTTCTCCTCGATTGATTTCCTGAATCAAAGATTCCCGTTCATTGTTTAGTTCAACGATTTTCTTATTCAGTGGTTCAATCAACTGCCAGTGCCCCAGATAGAAAAGCGCTGCACCAATCACAACAAAGAGTGCAGCTTGTCCGTACCAGGGCCAAGACTTAACTGTATCCTGTATTGCCATAGTTTGCTACTGGGCCGGCGCAGCGGCAGTACTCGGAGCCGGCTCCTTTGGTTTAAATGGATTCGTAATAGGCGCTGAAATCTTAAATGAAGTAGAACGATCCTCGGTACCGAGCGGTTGGCTCGTTTCAATCAAGCTACAAGTTCCCACAAATTCCGAAGCATCGAGATTTTTCATGAATGTCGGAATCGCTTGTTCCTGAAGCGTTTTCCCATCGATGCTGAGCAGTTCACCCTGCAACTGGACGCTGGTAAGCCATAGATAATCCGGCATCGCGCGGCTGACTTCATCCATAATGTGCACGGGAATCGTTCGCTGGCTCCGAAGCAATTCTATCGCGTGATTCTTTTTCGCCAACTCCTGCCGGCGCGCATCTAACTCTTCTACTCTTTTTATATAAGGCTCCAGTTCTTTTTTCTGAATTCTTTTCTTGGCAATATCTTCTTCCAGATCCGCCACCTGTTTTTGTTTCGCTAAATAGTAAAAAATAAATGCAGCAATAGAAAGCCCAATAATGACCAATGCAAGTAAAGCTGTTGGAACCCCTCCCGGCGCTGCTGCTTTAACCCGTCTCTCTTTTTCAACCTCGAGAAGGTTAATTTTTATCATTCAGTCTCCAACCCTCCTCAACGCGAGACCCACCGCAACAGTAGCTAATGGAGCAACATCCTGCAGATAATCGGCATCAATGTTCGTCAATCG
Above is a genomic segment from bacterium containing:
- a CDS encoding PilN domain-containing protein; its protein translation is MIKINLLEVEKERRVKAAAPGGVPTALLALVIIGLSIAAFIFYYLAKQKQVADLEEDIAKKRIQKKELEPYIKRVEELDARRQELAKKNHAIELLRSQRTIPVHIMDEVSRAMPDYLWLTSVQLQGELLSIDGKTLQEQAIPTFMKNLDASEFVGTCSLIETSQPLGTEDRSTSFKISAPITNPFKPKEPAPSTAAAPAQ